The following proteins are encoded in a genomic region of Acidimicrobiales bacterium:
- a CDS encoding bifunctional [glutamine synthetase] adenylyltransferase/[glutamine synthetase]-adenylyl-L-tyrosine phosphorylase, whose translation MTTLALTGRLALAVEHSAAPVTVRAPLARLIETHPGLAVRLEEDDGLARALVAVLAASRSLARLCESDPRCIEVLADLDDRPPVDARSASALAAWKRIELLRIAARDLTGLDDLEAVVASLADLADDVLRGAVDLAEVPDERLAVIGMGKLGGQELNYASDIDLVFVDGDGSSATRVARNVMDVARGCFRVDVDLRPEGRDGPLVRSLRSYQAYWGRWAQAWERQALLKARPVAGDQALGDAFQREAALELWGRAFGADDLRDIRAMKARAEQHVARQGLSHREIKRGWGGIRDVEFAVQLLQLVHGRNDPALRSRSTLGALTELGAAGYVDAEDARTLADAYRYLRTVEHRLQLVDEAQVHSVPSDPAARAHLARVLGHRDDATGTALARFDRELSDQQAVARSIHERLFFRPLLEAFSAVSEPPTAVAPAGLGSDDAVRARLAAFGFTDAERTRAALEELTKGLTRSSRLMQQTLPLLLTWLSESPDPDLGLLGLRTLVSGSHRRDRLVATFRDSPESARRLCLLIGTGRPLLEPIRRNPELAAELGDDAALARRSRAQLAELAGAVLGWRHDHERWRAGLLRLKDTEMARIAARDVLGIDDDDATGAAISDLAEVTLEEALASLDPPVPMAIVALGRFGGAELSYASDLDVLIVFDGHSTAEVEAAEETAEALIRTVNGATPAGRLFTVDTALRPEGRDGPLARSIDGYRTYYGRWARTWERQALIRARPVAGDPDVARRFMAVVDEFVWQRPLDDEGQREIRRMKARVERERLPAGEDPQFHLKLGRGSLSDIEWTAQLLQLRHQVTSSGTVAALGALVEAGVLDPADAGILTAAYRFLEHTRNRLYLVRGAPGDALPTQADQLSRLARSLGTSAVALREEYRRVTRRARLVVERLFYGIDHQGR comes from the coding sequence GTGACCACCTTGGCCTTGACCGGCCGGTTGGCCCTGGCGGTCGAGCACTCGGCCGCCCCCGTCACTGTCAGGGCCCCACTGGCGCGGCTGATCGAGACCCATCCTGGGCTCGCCGTCCGCCTGGAAGAAGACGATGGGCTGGCTCGTGCCCTGGTGGCGGTGCTGGCGGCCAGCAGGTCGCTCGCCCGGTTGTGCGAGAGCGATCCGCGCTGCATCGAGGTGCTCGCCGACCTCGATGACAGGCCGCCTGTCGACGCCCGGAGCGCGAGCGCGCTCGCCGCGTGGAAGCGCATCGAGCTGCTGCGCATCGCCGCTCGCGACCTGACCGGGCTCGACGACCTGGAAGCTGTCGTCGCCTCCCTGGCCGACCTGGCCGACGACGTGCTGCGAGGCGCGGTCGATCTGGCCGAGGTCCCAGACGAGAGGCTCGCCGTGATCGGCATGGGAAAGCTTGGCGGCCAGGAGCTCAACTACGCCAGCGACATCGACCTTGTGTTCGTCGACGGCGACGGGAGCTCCGCCACACGGGTGGCGCGGAATGTGATGGACGTGGCGCGGGGCTGCTTTCGCGTGGACGTCGACCTGCGTCCGGAGGGCCGCGACGGGCCGCTCGTCCGCTCGCTCCGCTCCTACCAGGCGTACTGGGGGCGCTGGGCCCAGGCGTGGGAGCGCCAGGCGCTGCTGAAGGCGCGTCCGGTGGCGGGGGACCAGGCTCTCGGTGACGCCTTTCAGCGCGAGGCGGCGCTCGAGCTGTGGGGACGGGCCTTCGGGGCCGACGACCTGAGGGATATCAGGGCCATGAAGGCGCGCGCCGAGCAGCACGTGGCCCGACAAGGCCTGTCGCACCGGGAGATCAAGCGGGGCTGGGGGGGGATACGGGACGTCGAGTTCGCGGTCCAGCTCCTCCAGCTGGTCCACGGGCGCAACGACCCAGCCCTGCGCTCGCGTTCGACCCTCGGAGCCCTGACCGAGCTAGGCGCCGCCGGCTATGTGGACGCGGAGGACGCCCGCACCCTGGCCGACGCCTATCGCTATCTGCGCACGGTGGAGCACCGGCTGCAGCTGGTCGACGAAGCCCAGGTGCATTCGGTCCCGTCCGATCCGGCCGCCCGCGCCCACCTCGCCCGCGTCCTCGGCCATCGAGACGATGCGACCGGCACCGCTCTGGCCCGCTTCGACCGCGAGCTGAGTGACCAACAGGCCGTGGCCCGGTCCATCCACGAGCGGCTCTTCTTCCGCCCCTTGCTGGAGGCCTTCTCGGCCGTCTCGGAGCCGCCGACGGCGGTGGCGCCGGCTGGGCTCGGCTCCGACGACGCCGTGCGAGCGCGCCTGGCCGCCTTCGGCTTCACCGACGCCGAGCGCACCAGGGCGGCCCTGGAGGAGCTCACCAAGGGCCTCACCCGCTCCTCGCGGCTGATGCAGCAGACACTGCCGTTGCTGCTCACCTGGTTGTCCGAGTCACCCGATCCGGACCTGGGGCTGCTCGGCCTCCGTACCCTGGTGTCGGGCAGCCATCGTCGCGACCGGTTGGTGGCCACCTTTCGGGACTCCCCGGAGTCGGCGCGCCGGCTGTGCCTGCTCATCGGGACCGGCCGCCCGCTGCTCGAACCGATTCGGCGCAACCCTGAGCTGGCGGCCGAGCTCGGCGACGACGCCGCCCTGGCCCGTCGTAGCCGGGCCCAGCTGGCCGAGCTGGCCGGCGCCGTCCTGGGTTGGCGCCACGACCATGAGCGGTGGCGGGCAGGCTTGCTCCGCCTGAAGGACACCGAGATGGCCCGCATCGCCGCCCGGGACGTGCTCGGCATCGATGACGACGATGCGACTGGCGCGGCGATCAGCGACCTCGCCGAGGTCACCCTCGAAGAGGCCCTGGCATCGCTCGACCCGCCCGTGCCGATGGCGATCGTGGCCTTGGGACGCTTCGGTGGAGCGGAGCTGTCCTATGCCAGCGATCTCGACGTGCTCATCGTGTTCGACGGTCACTCGACTGCGGAGGTCGAAGCGGCGGAGGAGACGGCGGAGGCGCTGATCCGCACCGTCAATGGCGCGACACCGGCGGGGCGACTGTTCACAGTCGATACTGCTCTCCGACCAGAAGGTCGCGATGGGCCATTGGCCCGCAGCATCGACGGGTACCGCACCTACTACGGGCGGTGGGCTCGCACCTGGGAGCGCCAGGCCCTCATCCGAGCCCGCCCCGTAGCTGGCGATCCCGATGTCGCCCGGCGCTTCATGGCCGTGGTCGACGAGTTCGTCTGGCAACGCCCGCTGGACGACGAGGGGCAGCGGGAGATCCGTCGCATGAAGGCGCGGGTGGAGCGGGAGCGCCTGCCCGCCGGCGAGGACCCGCAGTTCCATCTGAAGCTCGGCAGGGGCTCGCTCTCCGACATCGAATGGACGGCCCAGCTGCTCCAGCTCCGCCACCAGGTCACGTCTTCGGGGACCGTGGCCGCCCTCGGTGCCCTCGTCGAGGCGGGGGTGCTCGACCCCGCCGACGCCGGGATCCTCACCGCCGCCTATCGGTTCCTCGAACACACCCGCAACCGGCTGTACCTCGTCCGCGGCGCGCCAGGCGATGCGCTCCCGACGCAGGCCGACCAGCTGTCCCGGCTGGCCCGAAGCCTCGGCACCAGCGCCGTAGCCCTGCGAGAGGAGTACCGGCGCGTGACCAGGCGGGCCCGCCTTGTCGTCGAGCGCCTCTTCTACGGGATCGACCACCAGGGCCGGTAG
- a CDS encoding NAD+ synthase, whose amino-acid sequence MGHLRIAACQLDTVVGDLGRNADRIVAALAEAEAAGADLAVFPELALTGYPPEDLLLKPGFVGDNLEALQRVARSTRRCAAVVGFVDVARDLHNAAAVCAGGSVAGVYHKRLLPNYAVFDEERYFTPGEPASQLYLIAGVRVGVSICEDAWSPTGPVSEQAAGGAELIVNINASPYFKGRLEERERMLSTRAADASCSLVYVNLVGGQDELVFDGASLVLDEAGRVVTSASQFREQVLVVDIEVRPAFRTRLLDPRGRRRAANLHAVAISERPRDNTDRRHPSITPALAPEDEVYEALVLGTRDYMGKNGFSGVLVGLSGGVDSSLVATIAADALGAEHVHGVAMPSRFSSEASLSDAASLADHLGIELRTIPIEPAHASLLEMLEPSLGAPLTGLTAENVQSRIRGVVLMALSNALGWIVLATGNKSELATGYSTLYGDTAGGFAVIKDVPKMLVYRLCRMRNARAGTDLIPASVLDKPPSAELRPDQRDDESLPPYEVLDPVLAAYVEEDYTAAELVAAGYDQALVDQVVRLVDGAEYKRRQTPLGVRVSRKAFGKDRRMPITNRYAGSLGSGGGAAVGGSRPS is encoded by the coding sequence GTGGGTCATCTCAGGATCGCCGCGTGCCAACTCGACACCGTCGTCGGCGACCTGGGCCGCAATGCCGACCGGATAGTCGCCGCCCTGGCCGAGGCCGAGGCGGCTGGCGCCGACCTGGCGGTGTTCCCGGAGCTGGCCCTGACCGGCTACCCGCCCGAGGACCTCCTCCTCAAGCCCGGCTTCGTGGGCGACAACCTCGAAGCCTTGCAGCGGGTAGCCCGGAGCACCCGTCGGTGTGCCGCGGTGGTCGGGTTCGTCGATGTCGCCCGGGATCTGCACAATGCCGCGGCCGTTTGCGCCGGAGGATCGGTCGCCGGGGTGTACCACAAGCGGCTTCTCCCGAACTACGCCGTGTTCGACGAGGAGCGGTACTTCACGCCGGGCGAGCCGGCTTCGCAGCTGTACCTGATCGCGGGCGTGCGCGTCGGCGTGTCGATCTGTGAGGACGCCTGGAGCCCGACCGGCCCCGTCTCCGAGCAGGCGGCAGGAGGCGCCGAGCTGATCGTCAACATCAACGCCTCGCCCTACTTCAAGGGCCGGCTCGAGGAGCGGGAGCGGATGCTCTCCACCCGAGCGGCAGATGCCTCGTGCTCCTTGGTGTACGTCAACCTGGTCGGCGGTCAGGACGAGCTTGTCTTCGACGGCGCGTCGCTGGTGCTCGACGAGGCGGGCCGGGTGGTGACGTCGGCCTCGCAGTTCCGGGAGCAGGTGCTGGTGGTCGACATCGAGGTCCGACCCGCGTTCCGCACCCGCCTGCTCGATCCCCGCGGACGACGACGGGCAGCCAATCTCCACGCCGTCGCCATCAGCGAGCGACCTCGCGACAACACCGATCGGCGCCACCCGTCGATCACCCCGGCTCTCGCCCCCGAGGACGAGGTCTACGAGGCGCTCGTCCTCGGGACGCGCGACTACATGGGCAAGAACGGGTTCTCGGGTGTCCTCGTCGGTCTGTCGGGGGGCGTCGACTCGTCCCTGGTGGCGACGATCGCAGCCGACGCGCTCGGCGCCGAGCACGTCCACGGTGTGGCCATGCCGTCGCGCTTCTCGAGCGAAGCGTCTCTGTCAGACGCGGCATCGCTGGCCGACCATCTCGGCATCGAGCTGCGCACGATTCCCATCGAGCCGGCGCACGCGTCGCTGCTCGAGATGCTGGAGCCGAGCCTTGGCGCGCCCCTCACGGGCCTGACCGCCGAGAACGTCCAGTCCCGTATCAGGGGGGTCGTCCTGATGGCGCTGTCCAACGCCCTCGGGTGGATCGTTCTCGCGACAGGCAACAAGAGCGAGCTCGCCACCGGCTACTCGACGCTCTATGGAGACACGGCGGGCGGGTTCGCGGTGATCAAGGACGTGCCCAAGATGCTCGTCTACCGGTTGTGCCGGATGCGCAACGCCAGGGCCGGGACGGACCTGATCCCCGCCTCGGTGCTCGACAAGCCGCCGTCGGCCGAGCTTCGCCCGGACCAGCGCGACGACGAGTCGCTCCCGCCGTACGAGGTCCTCGATCCCGTGCTCGCCGCCTACGTCGAAGAGGACTACACCGCAGCCGAGCTCGTGGCCGCGGGCTACGACCAGGCGCTCGTCGATCAGGTCGTTCGGCTCGTTGACGGCGCCGAGTACAAGCGGCGCCAGACGCCACTCGGGGTGCGGGTCAGCCGCAAGGCTTTCGGCAAGGACCGGCGGATGCCGATCACCAACCGCTATGCCGGCAGTTTGGGGTCAGGGGGCGGAGCTGCCGTCGGGGGCTCGCGCCCGTCTTGA